The Lytechinus pictus isolate F3 Inbred chromosome 15, Lp3.0, whole genome shotgun sequence genome contains a region encoding:
- the LOC129278098 gene encoding large ribosomal subunit protein uL29-like, with protein LQTRIKAHELRGKKKEELEENLNKLKQEWAQLRVAKVTGGQASKLAKICVIRKSIARVRTVMHQTQKENLRKFYRNRKFKPLDLRPKKTRAIRRQLSRSELNRRTSKQIRKASMYPMRKYAVRA; from the exons TTACAGACGCGGATCAAGGCTCATGAACTCCGaggaaagaagaaggaggagttGGAGGAGAACCTCAACAAGCTGAAGCAAGAATGGGCTCAGCTTCGAGTTGCCAAGGTGACTGGTGGTCAGGCATCCAAGCTTGCTAAGAT CTGTGTCATTCGTAAGAGTATTGCTCGTGTGCGAACTGTTATGCACCAGACACAAAAGGAGAACCTTCGCAAGTTCTACCGCAACCGTAAGTTCAAGCCCCTGGACCTCCGCCCCAAGAAGACGCGAGCCATCCGTCGCCAGCTCAGCCGATCAGAACTCAACCGCCGCACCAGCAAACAGATCCGCAAGGCCAGCATGTACCCCATGCGCAAGTACGCCGTCAGGGCGTAA